The Pectobacterium sp. A5351 genome contains the following window.
AAATGGCCAGTGGCACACCGCTAAACGACGACGATCGCGCACCGTGGCTGGAGCGGCTCAGCGATGTCGCCTATAGCCTGGCACACAAAAACGAGATCGGCATCATCGTCTGTTCCGCGCTGAAAAAGCGTTACCGTGACCGCCTGCGCGAAGGGAACGAAAAGATGGTGTTTATCTATTTGAAAGGCAGCTTTGAGCTGGTGCTGGAACGTCACAAAGCCAGGGCAGGCCACTTTATGCCAACAGACCTGCTGAAAAGCCAGTTCGATGCGCTGGAAGAACCGGGCAGCGATGAACCGGATGTCCTGAAGGTCGATATTAACGGCACCCGCGAAGAAGTCGTACAGCGCTGTGTTGACGCACTGCGCACGGCTGGCTAACGCCGCCGCTTAAAGGCTTTCGCCGTCCAGCAGAGTAAATCCGACATCGATCATATCCAGTGAGACTGGCTCGCCCCGCAGACGAGCCAGCAAACGTTCGGTGCCGACACGCCCCATGTGCTCACGCGGCGTCAATACGCTAGCCAACTTCGGCACCATCGCCTGACCGATGTCGTGCCCGTGAAAACCCGCGACGCCGATATCTTCCGGCACACGCAATCCCTGCCGCTGGCATTCAAACATCGCGCCGACGGCTAAATCGTCATTAGTACAAAATACGCTATCGACCTGCGGGTATTCCTCCTGCGTCTGCCGCAGCAGTTCGCCACCAAGTGAATAGGAAGAGGCTCGCTCGCTCATCACGCAATAGCTCTTGAGCCCGCTTTCCCACATCGCTTGTTCATAGCCCCGGCAGCGCATGATCGTACGCTCATCCTGCCGCGCCCCGAGATAAACGATATGGCTGTGCCCCAGTGCGACCATACGCAGCGTCATCTGGCGGGCGGCTTCAACATTATCAAATCCGACGGCCATATCCAGGCAGGGCGAAACAGAATCCATCAGTTCCACCACCGGAATGCCGGCGACGTCCAGCATCTGACGCGTTCGCGGCGTGTGGGTACGTTCAGCCAGAATCAGCCCATCGATGTGATACGACAGCAGTGAAGTCAGGCGCTGCTCTTCTCTGTCAGGATGATAGCCATAGTGCGCCAGCATGGTCTGGTAGCCGTGCGCTTCCGCCGTGTGTTCAATCCCGCGTAATACCTCAGCGAAAACCTGATTGGTTAATGACGGCAACAGCACCCCAATCGCCCGACTGGTGGAACTGGCAAGCATATTCGGCGCGAGATTGGGAATATAGCCCAGCTCATCCAATGCAATAGCGATCTTTTCCTGCAACGCGGCTGACACCTGCGCAGGATTACGCAAATAGCGGCTTACCGTCATTTTGGTAATCCCAACGCGGTCAGCAACATCCTGGAGAACGGGTCTTTTCTTCTTCATCGTCGACTAAAAATGCCTGAAAAACAGTAAGCTAAGTCTAGCAAAAAAAGCATGAAGAAAGTAAAGGCAAAGGGGCAGAATCTGCATGATAACGTGAGGTTTTTAAGAAAATAAAAAGCCTGCGTCTTTCCTACGCAGGCTTCTGTGTGATGACTTAGCCATTGTTATACTGGCGGCAAATCAAACAGCAGGATTTCGCTGTCCTCACTGGCGTGGACGGAGATCGCCGTTTCGTCCCAGACCGCAAACGCATCGCTGGTTTCCGCTTTCTGGCCGTTAATCTCTACCGTACCGCGCACCACCTGCACCCAGACGCGGCGTTCAGCCTGAATCTGATACACCGATTGCTCCTGCGCTTTCAGCGCCCAACGCCACAACGTCATGTCCTGAAAGACTTTCAGCGAGCCTTCACGCGCATCCGGGGACAGCACCAGTTGACGCCCTTGCTGCACATCAAAGCGCTTCTGCTCGTAGCGCGGCGTCAGCCCAGTTTTTTCCGGGATAATCCAGATTTGATACAGGTGCAGCGGTTCGTCTTTGCTGGCATTGTATTCAGAGTGACGAATGCCCGTGCCTGCACTCATAATCTGGAATTCACCCGCTGGCACCTGCTCTTTATTTCCCATGCTATCCTGATGTTCAACCGCACCGGACAATACATAGGTCAGAATTTCCATATCTTTATGCGGGTGTGTGCCAAAGCCCTGACCACCTTCGATAACGTCTTCATTAATCACACGCAGTGCCGAAAATCCCATGAAATCAGGATCGTAATAATCGGCGAATGAGAACGTGTGCCAGCTGTCGAGCCAGCCGTGATTCGCATGTCCGCGATCTTGCGCTTGACGTAAATAGATCATGTTATTTCCTCCCGCGTTTTTGATAAGGAAAGTGTAACGGGCGGTGGTAAATAAGATAGCGCAAAAAACTCACCGCTCTGTTCGAAAAATCAGAACAGGGTGAAGGGTAAAAAAGGAAGGCAAAAAAAAAAGCCAGCACCCGAGCTGGCTAAATAATACTGGAAGCAATGTGAGCAATGTCGTGCCTTCACAGGGAAGCCGAATCGTCATGAACACCATCAATAACTAACACAGGCGCATGACATCGTTCCCCGGAACGCACAGCAATAATAATCATTATCATTCGCACTTGTAAAGTGCTTTTTGCGATAAATTCTTATTCTCAATACGAGTCGAAGGATTACTTGCAGGGATCTCCAAACCTGACTTCCCACTCTCATCCAATGAGTTCATCAGCTAGGAAGACTGAACCTGATGAATAGAACCAGATAATGACACCTGTCGATATGCCAACACCGACGAGTACAATGCCAACAGGCAACAGCAAAATGAGAAAAGGAACATAGCAGGATAGCCAAAAACAGAAACTATGATGCCCCCGATAAATCCAGAAAATAAAATGCCAATATCAAAGCAAGATTCATAGGTACTGAGAGCAAGACCGAGATGCTCTTCCGGCATACTTTTTAAAGCAGGAAGAGCGAGCAACGGATATACCATAGATAAACCAAATCCTGTAAGGAAAGAACCCAGCATTGCCTCATACGGATGGGATGATAAGCCGATCAACAACAGACCTACCGCCTCAATTGTCAGTGAGAATAGAGTCATTTTTAACCCCGAACTGTCAGCCTTCCAACCAAGAGTCAGCCTCGAAATAACATAGCCCACGCCAAAAAGAGCAAGCGCAACAGCCGAATCTTCTCCCCAGTCATTCTGTATGAAATAAAGAACTAAAAAAGTGGTAATAGAGGCATAACCAATATTAGCTAATGAAAAACCAGATCCGGCTTTCCATATTCTTTTAACAGCAAATAATAGTGTCGCGTGTGTCTTATTCGGATGCACAGCTACAGGCTTGACGATTAAAACGATAATAAACCCTAGGGCGGGTAAAATCGTCATTATAATCGCGGATAGGGTGATCCCAGTGTGATAATAAGACCATATGCCAAAATAATTACCAATAGCTAATCCAAGAAACATTGCTATTCCAACCCAAGACATAATTTTACCTGCATGCTCCCTTCCAACCAAGCCAATCGGCCAAGTGCCACTACAGGTAAAAATAAGACTCTCACCTATTCCCATCAATATACGTGAAATAATTATTACAGCAAAAACCGCTTTTCCTGGGTCCAGAAATGCAAATGATAGATAGCATAATAAACCAGAAAAAACAGTTAAAAATAAACCTACCACCATCCCTTTCCTCGGGCCATGATTATCAGAATATCGACCAGCGAGCGCACGTGATAGCAAGGTGGACACAGACTCAACCGCAACCACAAGACCAACATAAAATGCAGAATACTCAAGCACTTTATTAACATATAAAGGAAGGATTGCCAGTGACAACCCTAGGCTGACAATAGCTAAAAATAGTATACTTGCAACACAGATCGCAGCAATAATATTATTTTTTATCTTGTACATCGGCATATCCTTCATAGCTAACTCTATTATTCACTATTTTTATTTTCCCATCCAAAAAAGCACGAATGGCGTTATATATCATTTTCTTTTCGGCCTCGACAATACTCTCTCGAAGCTGAGATTCGCTCATCCCATTAGTGATCCTAACAGGCTCTTGATCAATTATTGGACCAGCGTCAACGTCTTCATTAATAAAATGCAACGTTGCCCCAGTCACTCTCAACCCTGCTTGCAACGCTTTAAGTTGCGCTTTATCGCCAGGAAAAGCAGGGAGAAGTGATGGATGCGTGTTCATTGTTTTGTCACCAAATCTCTCGACAAATTCGGGAGAAAAAATTCGTCTAAAACCGCCTAAAATAATCAAATCAACTTTTTCTTCTATTAATTTTTCCGCAATTTTTTCTTCAAAATCACATCGATTTTTATAATCATGATGAGTTATTTTTGTAACTGCAACACCGTCGAAAATAGGTTTACCCTCAGGAGAAAAATCTCGGTTATTTGTTAAGACAAGGCTCAACTTTGCCTGAGAGTCCGTATCCTTGATAGCATCTTGCACAGAGGTTAAAAGACTTCCTCTCCCTGAAAACAAAAAAGCGATGCTTTTCATATTATGATCTTCCTTCTAATTTCAGAAAATTTTTCGTTGTTACCTTCTAAAACAGGGTCTATAAATTGACCATTATCCAGGCGAATGTCGCCATTCACGATTACTTTACAGGGATTCTCATAGTGCAACATTTTCAGTAATGAAATAGGTGTATTGATATAATCAACATCGATGCATGTCTTATCAAAGAAAATAAGATCTGCTTTAAAACCACGAGCAATTCTACCCACATTCATTAGACCAAGAGACTTCGCTCCCCCTTCTGTAATCATATGAAGAATTTTTCCAGCATCTACTTTCGTGTCAAAATTGGCATCACCATGATGGTATAAGGCAAAAAGCGCGTCAAAAGTAAGATCATTTCCAGGATTAACCATTGCAGCATCGGTACCAAGCCCTAGGTCCAGATGAGACGAGAGCCGACGTAATGGTAAAGTGCCTGCGCCAACAAAACTATTACTTACTGGGCAATGGATAATATGACATTGTGTTGATAACAGAATATCTAGCTCACTATCTGATAGATGGCAACAGTGAATAAGCGTTGTATGTTTATCAAGAATACCCAAGCGAGCAAAACGCTCAATGCCGCTCACACCAAATATATTTCGGTGAGAATCAACCTGATATGCTCCCTCATGAATATGAAGAGTAAACTTTTTTTGATGGTGATTAGCAAGCTGGTGTAATTTTTTAAGTAAAATGTCATCGGCAGAAAGTTCAGATGCGGTAGCCGGTAGAATAGTAATTAATTCTGACTGGTATTTTTCCTCAGCAAGAAGGTATTTATAAAAAATTGTTTCAACACTTTCATTTTCTGGGCCTTTACCATTACCTACCCACTGATTACTCTGACAAAAATTTATTACACACCGACTTTTCACCTGTTGTATTGCACGTATATCACTTTCAATTCGGCTTGTAAAAATACCAACTGTTGTTATACCTTTCTTCATAGCCATCATTAATGATTTAAGCGAAGCAACATACTGACCTTCAGCGTCCTCCAGCGTATTATTTCGATGCACAGAATCAAGCACCACATCAATAGGGGATGCATCTAAGATGCTTCCATAAATCTCTTTACTAGGGTGAAGGTGAGCATTGACAAGCCCAGGTAAGACGACGAATTGTTCTGATGGTATAATTACTCCTTCGACATCACCCTTCCTCTTTTCGCCTACGTAAGTTATCACGTCCCCCATCATCGAGATATCCCCTTGAACTAACTTCATTGAAGTCGAATCAAGGTAACTTATATCCCTAAAGATAAATTCTTTATCCATTGGTGAGTTCCATAAGTGTTTTTTTAATAGGTTGAAACGAATCAAAATCACTATAATGTAGTGTTTTCATCCCCAGTTTTTTACAAGGGAGAATATCGTTATTAATACTATCCCCTATCATAATGGCATTTTCGGGTTGCACATTAAAATCCAGAAGAATTCTTGTGAAGAAATGAACATCAGGCTTACAGTCAGGATAACGATTTCCAAAATAAAAACGACTAAAGAATGGCAAAATATTAGTATGTATAAGCTTTCGGCGCTGGACAGATTCCATACCATTACTACATATCACCAAAGGAAACCTAGAGCTTAACTGTTTAAGTAAAGGAAGCCAGTCACTGTTCAATGCACAATTTTCTACATATGCATTCCAATATGTTTCTTCAATAATTTCATAATCAGAATCTTTAACACCGAACCAATCATATATATAGATAAATCGCTTTTTTAATAATGTAGCAATATCAATTTCACCAAATTCAAACTTTGACCAAAGTGTATGGTTTCGCGCCTCATAGCTGCAAATGAATTCACTAAAGTCATACAGAGCATCAGCATAATTTAGACGAATCATTAGACCCGAGATTCTCTGTATAGCCTGATAAGCCCCAGTTTTATGGTCCACGAGCGTATCATCAATATCAAATAAAATTAATTTAATCACCCATCTTACCTTTCTCAAGAGCAAGTGAGCCAAATGCACATTTCAACGCGGTTTCAAACTCATGAACTCGTGTATAAAGCCCATTGGTGAGCACGCCATTGGTGCCAAGCCTATCCATATCTGCTTTTGATATATGTGGGTATAGATTAAGAACTACATCCGATAATCGGATATATTTTGAAAGCTTTTCCATTACATCTTCAGGTAACATGACTTTGCCACTACAACCATAGTGATATTTATTTTTTTTCGTATCTTTAATAACCGCCCATCCATAAACAAAACTGCCAAAAGAGGTTTTTTCCGTTAGCCCCTCCAGAGCAATAATATAATCAACATGATAATTGATGTCGCTCTCAAGATTATCAATGCGTGTATAGCATCCCTTTATAGCTTCGTCATCAGTTTCAGGTGTTTCGCTTACACCAGAAGAGACTATATGATGACTAAGCGTGAAGTTCGGGAAAAGACTACTACATATATTCTGCGTAGATGATATTTTCGCTTCGTTATTTGAAGCCAAAATAATAGTGACATTTTTATTCTGCATGAGCATGAATCCATTTCATAACGGTAGTATTTTCATTGCCTGTCAAAATATCTGACAACGTTTCGCTTGCTGACTCAATAGCAGGCATTCTCGTTATAGAAGTATAATCAGAAAAATTTTCTATAGCTTCACATGCTTTTGAAATATTCTTATCATATATTTGGGTAAACGTTGTTTTCATTATAGTATATCCCAAATCAAGATTTTTAACTCCATTTTCAATCAAATCTTTCCAAACCAACTCGTGAATAAAAGAGAAAAAACCCATGTCGTATGGAAGACCTGTAATTACATCTGTACTACGGGATATTGTTTCACAGAATAATTTATTATTTTTTATATAAAATTGCATTCCAAGTGTACATGGGAAATCCTTTGTGTCAGATTTATGGTAATTTTGGTTTATATTTATAATCGCTCTTCTTGAATCCCTATTTTTAAGTAAAACACTTTTCACCCAATTATACTGATTACCATATGACTCAACCGCCTCATAAAAAACATAGTATCCATAATTAGAATTTACATTCCCATCTTCATCTACAAGTGTCATCCAAAATTTGGATGCTTTTGCAAGCCCAGTTTCAGCTTTAAGGTTCCCACTGAAATAAGCCAAAAACTCACGAGAAAGATACTTTATTGCCCCATCACGAAGATGATGAAGCCGGTTACGTGGATCTTTAAGTATATAATTTACCCCATAGGACTGTAATGCATTACCCGCTCTGGATGAAATTCGCTTTCCAGAAGTTTGAATATGATAAATTCCTTTTTTTACAAGCTCATCCACAGAAGAGCCGCTAATGGTCACAAAATCCTGAATCTCTGAAGAGGTGTTTTCTGCAATATCAAAGCTCATGTTCTCTCCTTGTATCATAAAGCTTATATATCCGTAGTACGTCACCCTGTTCCCCAACTCCCCAACGAATTACTGGCACAGGCACTTGGAGAATGCTGCTGTGTAGATCGAGCACTTTAGAATGAAGTAATATTTCAAAAACTGGAATAACGCTTAATAAGATATGTTCAAAAATAATTTTTATCAAATGTTTTCTAAATATTAATTAAGTGAAAATAAAAAATTAGATAAAGATACACACATTAGAACTATAATAATTACACTATGAATAATTAGGAATACATAAATAATAAAATATAACTATTCCTCTACCATACCTTAAGTAATTCTATTCACATAAAAAAACCAATAAACTTACTTAGATCACCCCCCTGCACAATTTATTGATTTAAATGATATTTTCATAACTTCCCGCGAAAAGAGGCACATATACGGACATCGAGTAGCGCAGCAATAAAATATACAATTAATGTAGGAGAGGTAAATGATCACACCATTGTTTATATGTTCAAGTTAATGAATCACGTCACTTACCATGGTAAGTCGTTAGCTTATTAAAATATAGTTTTATACGCTAAATTCCGAGGAAAGCAGAAAGAGAGAAATTCGAATTATTTAGCGTATAACACGCCTTGAGGGTACTTTATTTTTAAAATAATGTGATTGAAATAAATAAGATAAGTCGCTATTACGTGAGCTTTTTATGTTTCGTGTTTCCGAGCGTTAAACGTTCGGAAACACGTTACTGCAGATTGCTACTCTGGCTG
Protein-coding sequences here:
- the gntR gene encoding gluconate operon transcriptional repressor GntR, which translates into the protein MKKKRPVLQDVADRVGITKMTVSRYLRNPAQVSAALQEKIAIALDELGYIPNLAPNMLASSTSRAIGVLLPSLTNQVFAEVLRGIEHTAEAHGYQTMLAHYGYHPDREEQRLTSLLSYHIDGLILAERTHTPRTRQMLDVAGIPVVELMDSVSPCLDMAVGFDNVEAARQMTLRMVALGHSHIVYLGARQDERTIMRCRGYEQAMWESGLKSYCVMSERASSYSLGGELLRQTQEEYPQVDSVFCTNDDLAVGAMFECQRQGLRVPEDIGVAGFHGHDIGQAMVPKLASVLTPREHMGRVGTERLLARLRGEPVSLDMIDVGFTLLDGESL
- a CDS encoding amidohydrolase family protein, encoding MDKEFIFRDISYLDSTSMKLVQGDISMMGDVITYVGEKRKGDVEGVIIPSEQFVVLPGLVNAHLHPSKEIYGSILDASPIDVVLDSVHRNNTLEDAEGQYVASLKSLMMAMKKGITTVGIFTSRIESDIRAIQQVKSRCVINFCQSNQWVGNGKGPENESVETIFYKYLLAEEKYQSELITILPATASELSADDILLKKLHQLANHHQKKFTLHIHEGAYQVDSHRNIFGVSGIERFARLGILDKHTTLIHCCHLSDSELDILLSTQCHIIHCPVSNSFVGAGTLPLRRLSSHLDLGLGTDAAMVNPGNDLTFDALFALYHHGDANFDTKVDAGKILHMITEGGAKSLGLMNVGRIARGFKADLIFFDKTCIDVDYINTPISLLKMLHYENPCKVIVNGDIRLDNGQFIDPVLEGNNEKFSEIRRKIII
- a CDS encoding HAD family hydrolase; this translates as MIKLILFDIDDTLVDHKTGAYQAIQRISGLMIRLNYADALYDFSEFICSYEARNHTLWSKFEFGEIDIATLLKKRFIYIYDWFGVKDSDYEIIEETYWNAYVENCALNSDWLPLLKQLSSRFPLVICSNGMESVQRRKLIHTNILPFFSRFYFGNRYPDCKPDVHFFTRILLDFNVQPENAIMIGDSINNDILPCKKLGMKTLHYSDFDSFQPIKKTLMELTNG
- a CDS encoding pirin family protein, which translates into the protein MIYLRQAQDRGHANHGWLDSWHTFSFADYYDPDFMGFSALRVINEDVIEGGQGFGTHPHKDMEILTYVLSGAVEHQDSMGNKEQVPAGEFQIMSAGTGIRHSEYNASKDEPLHLYQIWIIPEKTGLTPRYEQKRFDVQQGRQLVLSPDAREGSLKVFQDMTLWRWALKAQEQSVYQIQAERRVWVQVVRGTVEINGQKAETSDAFAVWDETAISVHASEDSEILLFDLPPV
- a CDS encoding gluconokinase, producing MSGRSIILMGVSGSGKSSVGAELGRAIQAKFIDGDDLHPRANIQKMASGTPLNDDDRAPWLERLSDVAYSLAHKNEIGIIVCSALKKRYRDRLREGNEKMVFIYLKGSFELVLERHKARAGHFMPTDLLKSQFDALEEPGSDEPDVLKVDINGTREEVVQRCVDALRTAG
- the purN gene encoding phosphoribosylglycinamide formyltransferase — its product is MKSIAFLFSGRGSLLTSVQDAIKDTDSQAKLSLVLTNNRDFSPEGKPIFDGVAVTKITHHDYKNRCDFEEKIAEKLIEEKVDLIILGGFRRIFSPEFVERFGDKTMNTHPSLLPAFPGDKAQLKALQAGLRVTGATLHFINEDVDAGPIIDQEPVRITNGMSESQLRESIVEAEKKMIYNAIRAFLDGKIKIVNNRVSYEGYADVQDKK
- a CDS encoding thymidylate synthase, with protein sequence MSFDIAENTSSEIQDFVTISGSSVDELVKKGIYHIQTSGKRISSRAGNALQSYGVNYILKDPRNRLHHLRDGAIKYLSREFLAYFSGNLKAETGLAKASKFWMTLVDEDGNVNSNYGYYVFYEAVESYGNQYNWVKSVLLKNRDSRRAIININQNYHKSDTKDFPCTLGMQFYIKNNKLFCETISRSTDVITGLPYDMGFFSFIHELVWKDLIENGVKNLDLGYTIMKTTFTQIYDKNISKACEAIENFSDYTSITRMPAIESASETLSDILTGNENTTVMKWIHAHAE
- a CDS encoding MFS transporter → MYKIKNNIIAAICVASILFLAIVSLGLSLAILPLYVNKVLEYSAFYVGLVVAVESVSTLLSRALAGRYSDNHGPRKGMVVGLFLTVFSGLLCYLSFAFLDPGKAVFAVIIISRILMGIGESLIFTCSGTWPIGLVGREHAGKIMSWVGIAMFLGLAIGNYFGIWSYYHTGITLSAIIMTILPALGFIIVLIVKPVAVHPNKTHATLLFAVKRIWKAGSGFSLANIGYASITTFLVLYFIQNDWGEDSAVALALFGVGYVISRLTLGWKADSSGLKMTLFSLTIEAVGLLLIGLSSHPYEAMLGSFLTGFGLSMVYPLLALPALKSMPEEHLGLALSTYESCFDIGILFSGFIGGIIVSVFGYPAMFLFSFCCCLLALYSSVLAYRQVSLSGSIHQVQSS
- a CDS encoding inosine/xanthosine triphosphatase → MQNKNVTIILASNNEAKISSTQNICSSLFPNFTLSHHIVSSGVSETPETDDEAIKGCYTRIDNLESDINYHVDYIIALEGLTEKTSFGSFVYGWAVIKDTKKNKYHYGCSGKVMLPEDVMEKLSKYIRLSDVVLNLYPHISKADMDRLGTNGVLTNGLYTRVHEFETALKCAFGSLALEKGKMGD